From one Lotus japonicus ecotype B-129 chromosome 3, LjGifu_v1.2 genomic stretch:
- the LOC130748998 gene encoding mitochondrial import inner membrane translocase subunit TIM23-2-like → MAYQTPDHESNSDSNTPTRLYNPYKDLEVPIRNLYQLPTSPEYLFVEEARRKRRSWGENLTFYTGCGYLAGAVGGAGVGFVEGVKSFETGDSVKLRVNRILNSSGHAGRSWGNRLGVIGLLYAGIESGIEAARDTDDVWNSVAAGLGTGALYRAARGVRSAAVAGAVGGVVVGVAVTAKQALKRYVPI, encoded by the coding sequence ATGGCGTACCAGACCCCAGATCACGAATCAAACTCCGATTCCAACACCCCAACCCGCCTCTACAACCCCTACAAGGATCTCGAGGTCCCCATTCGAAACCTCTACCAGCTCCCAACCTCCCCTGAGTACCTCTTCGTCGAGGAAGCTCGCCGGAAGCGTCGCTCATGGGGCGAGAATCTCACCTTCTACACCGGCTGCGGTTACCTCGCCGGCGCTGTTGGCGGCGCCGGCGTCGGATTCGTTGAAGGCGTAAAATCGTTCGAGACTGGGGATTCCGTCAAGCTCCGGGTTAATAGAATTCTCAACTCGTCTGGCCATGCGGGTCGGTCGTGGGGGAACCGGTTGGGCGTGATCGGTTTGCTTTATGCTGGGATTGAGAGCGGGATTGAGGCTGCGAGAGATACCGATGATGTGTGGAATAGTGTCGCTGCGGGGCTTGGTACCGGCGCGTTGTATCGGGCGGCGAGAGGGGTGAGATCGGCTGCTGTCGCGGGTGCTGTTGGCGGAGTTGTGGTTGGAGTGGCGGTCACGGCGAAGCAGGCGTTGAAACGTTATGTGCCGATATGA